The following coding sequences are from one Arachis hypogaea cultivar Tifrunner chromosome 7, arahy.Tifrunner.gnm2.J5K5, whole genome shotgun sequence window:
- the LOC112702668 gene encoding choline-phosphate cytidylyltransferase 2, whose amino-acid sequence MKPQPQFDISSSDNIGDTEGAIDRSSEHRMLPPPVDRPVRVYADGIYDLFHFGHARSLEQAKKSFPNTYLLVGCCNDEITHKYKGKTVMTEAERYESLRHCKWVDEVIPDAPWVINQEFLDKHNIDYVAHDSLPYADTSGAANDVYEFVKAIGRFKETKRTEGISTSDIIMRIVKDYNQYVLRNLDRGYSRKELGVSYVKEKRLRVNRRLKTLQEKVKEHQEKVGEKIQIVKRTASMHRNEWVENADRWVAGFLEMFEEGCHKMGTAIRDRIQERLRGQQSRDGSFLLQNGKDGEDVDSDEYYYDDDSEEEYFEEYYDDDEVKPESNRDEENKK is encoded by the exons ATGAAGCCTCAGCCTCAG TTTGATATCAGTTCAAGTGACAACATTGGTGACACAGAAGGAGCAATAG ACCGCAGCAGTGAACATCGGATGTTACCACCTCCCGTGGACCGCCCTGTTCGTGTGTATGCGGACGGCATCTATGATCTCTTCCACTTCGGTCATGCCCGTTCCCTGGAGCAAGCCAAGAAATC ATTTCCGAATACTTACTTGCTGGTGGGTTGCTGCAACGATGAGATCACCCACAAATACAAAGGCAAAACTGTTATGACTGAGGCCGAACGTTACGAATCCCTTCGCCACTGCAA ATGGGTGGATGAAGTCATTCCCGATGCTCCCTGGGTCATTAACCAAGAGTTCCTCGATAAGCACAACATCGACTATGTAGCTCATGACTCTCTTCC TTATGCTGATACAAGTGGTGCTGCCAATGATGTTTATGAATTT GTTAAAGCTATTGGCAGATTTAAGGAAACAAAACGAACAGAAGGAATATCCACATCAGACATTATAATGAGGATTGTCAAGGATTATAACCAATATGTGCTGCGCAATTTGGATCGTGGCTACTCTAGGAAAGAGCTCGGTGTCAGTTATGTCAAG GAGAAGCGACTCAGGGTCAATAGAAGGTTGAAAACATTACAGGAGAAGGTCAAGGAGCACCAAGAAAAGGTTGGCGAAAAG ATCCAAATTGTTAAAAGGACTGCCAGTATGCACCGCAATGAATGGGTTGAAAATGCTGATCGTTGGGTTGCTGGATTTCTTGAGATGTTTGAAGAAGGTTGTCATAAGATG GGCACTGCTATTAGGGATCGAATTCAAGAGAGGTTAAGAGGTCAACAATCAAGAGACGGATCTTTTCTTCTACAAAATGGCAAGGATGGTGAGGATGTCGATTCTGATGAGTATTACTATGATGATGATAGCGAAGAAGAATATTTTGAAGAGTATTATGATGATGACGAGGTCAAGCCTGAGAGTAATCGGgatgaagaaaacaaaaagtag